A single genomic interval of Flavobacterium sp. N2820 harbors:
- a CDS encoding SCO family protein, producing the protein MKKMILLVIASLFILGCNSKEEKQDIKDKPITDLSIYNLPEKWTNQDGKDIELKELRGKVLVMVMIYTSCKSACPRLVADMRNIESKIPKEYKDKVQLVLVSIDPIVDTPKRLKEFSIENKMTGNQWVFLRSNEENTREFAAVLAVNYKKISPIDFSHSNIISVFNAEGELAFQQEGLGVSYDKTVSKIKDEAAKIE; encoded by the coding sequence ATGAAAAAAATGATTTTACTAGTAATTGCCTCTCTTTTTATTTTAGGATGCAATTCAAAAGAAGAAAAACAAGATATAAAAGATAAACCTATAACCGATTTGTCAATTTATAATTTGCCTGAAAAATGGACAAATCAAGACGGAAAAGATATTGAACTCAAAGAATTAAGAGGAAAAGTATTAGTTATGGTGATGATTTATACTTCATGCAAATCAGCTTGCCCAAGATTAGTAGCTGATATGCGAAATATTGAATCTAAAATTCCAAAAGAATACAAAGATAAAGTTCAATTGGTTTTAGTAAGTATTGACCCAATAGTTGACACTCCAAAACGTTTGAAAGAATTCTCTATCGAAAATAAAATGACAGGAAATCAATGGGTTTTCTTGCGTTCAAATGAAGAAAATACCAGAGAATTCGCTGCAGTTTTGGCAGTAAATTATAAAAAAATATCTCCAATAGATTTTTCACATTCCAATATCATAAGTGTATTTAATGCGGAAGGGGAATTGGCATTCCAACAAGAAGGCTTGGGAGTCAGTTACGATAAAACGGTTTCAAAAATCAAAGATGAAGCAGCTAAAATAGAGTAG
- a CDS encoding alginate export family protein codes for MKLQNKILVALAFAISTVGSFAQQLDVNLQIRPRFEYRNGFKELMKDELYPTSFVSQRSRVNFFYKQEKFKANLSFQNVRVWGDVATTSSSDKNGVALFESWISYDFNTNWTAKFGRQVLSYDNQRIMGGIDWLQQGQSHDAVLVTNKKNNYQLDFGVALNNNNEAFYESAYVTNYKNMQFIWFNQKFSKLSLSFLALNNGYQYENLTKNRFQVAYLQTLGTYGKWNVSKFYGDFGLYAQTGEAAVTNDKVDICAYYAGFNLGYKFTALFKGELGFEYLSGKDQNDTDIRVKSFTPLFGTNHGFNGLMDYFYVGNHKNSVGLQDFYTKFIYDKNRWQVTLSPHLFYSTASVYNMTTLEKQDNYLGTEIDVTVSYKVDKNFVITGGVSEMYASNTMEVLKRGNNSNCNNWAWVIVSFNPQLFTYKK; via the coding sequence ATGAAACTTCAAAATAAAATTCTAGTTGCACTTGCTTTTGCAATTTCGACAGTAGGCTCTTTTGCTCAACAGTTAGATGTCAACCTACAAATTAGACCTCGATTTGAATACCGAAACGGATTCAAAGAATTAATGAAAGATGAGTTATATCCAACTTCGTTTGTTTCCCAACGTTCGCGTGTGAATTTTTTCTACAAACAAGAGAAATTTAAAGCCAATTTATCCTTTCAAAACGTTAGAGTTTGGGGGGATGTGGCTACAACTTCTTCATCAGATAAAAACGGAGTAGCATTATTTGAATCTTGGATTTCGTATGATTTCAATACGAATTGGACAGCTAAATTTGGTCGGCAAGTTCTTTCATATGACAATCAAAGAATCATGGGAGGAATCGACTGGTTACAACAAGGTCAAAGTCATGATGCAGTTTTAGTTACCAATAAGAAAAATAACTATCAATTGGATTTCGGTGTAGCGTTGAATAACAACAACGAAGCTTTTTATGAATCCGCTTATGTTACGAATTATAAAAACATGCAGTTTATTTGGTTCAACCAAAAATTTTCAAAACTTAGTTTAAGCTTTTTAGCACTGAATAACGGCTATCAATATGAAAATTTGACTAAAAATAGATTTCAAGTAGCCTATTTGCAAACTCTTGGAACTTATGGAAAATGGAATGTTTCAAAATTCTATGGTGATTTCGGTTTGTATGCTCAAACAGGTGAAGCTGCTGTAACTAATGATAAGGTAGATATTTGTGCGTATTATGCGGGATTTAATTTAGGATACAAATTCACAGCTCTATTTAAAGGCGAATTAGGCTTCGAATATTTATCAGGTAAAGATCAAAATGATACCGATATTAGAGTAAAATCATTTACACCATTATTTGGAACCAATCACGGCTTCAATGGTTTAATGGATTATTTCTACGTCGGAAATCATAAAAATTCCGTTGGATTACAAGATTTTTATACCAAATTCATTTACGACAAGAACAGATGGCAAGTAACGTTATCTCCTCACTTATTTTATAGTACGGCATCAGTTTACAACATGACAACTTTAGAAAAACAAGACAATTATTTAGGAACTGAAATTGATGTAACAGTATCTTATAAAGTGGATAAAAACTTTGTGATTACAGGTGGCGTTTCTGAAATGTATGCTAGTAATACTATGGAAGTCTTAAAAAGAGGGAATAACAGTAATTGCAACAATTGGGCATGGGTAATCGTATCATTTAATCCACAATTGTTTACATATAAAAAATAG
- the ric gene encoding iron-sulfur cluster repair di-iron protein, which yields MVIDSNKTIGTIVADDYRTASVFSQRGIDFCCKGNRTIDEVCTKKGIDKFLLLEELERATLNNNNQIIDFKSWELDLLIDYIEKKHHRYVEEKIPQLLSFLIKLEQVHGEKHPELFEIKKLFKRSADELTQHMKKEELILFPFVKKMVEANRNNQAISNPGFGSVTNPIAMMMEEHENEGERFEKIVELSNNYTPPAEACNTYKVTFQMLQEFEADLHTHIHLENNILFPSAIVLQNKFY from the coding sequence ATGGTTATAGATTCAAACAAAACAATAGGAACAATAGTGGCAGACGATTATAGAACTGCAAGTGTTTTTAGTCAACGAGGTATCGATTTTTGTTGTAAAGGAAACCGAACTATTGACGAGGTATGTACGAAAAAAGGAATTGATAAATTTTTACTTTTAGAAGAATTAGAAAGGGCTACTTTAAACAATAACAATCAAATTATAGATTTTAAATCTTGGGAATTGGATTTACTAATTGATTATATTGAGAAAAAGCACCACCGTTATGTAGAAGAGAAAATCCCACAATTACTTTCGTTCTTAATCAAGCTAGAGCAAGTACATGGTGAAAAACATCCAGAGCTTTTCGAGATTAAAAAATTATTCAAAAGAAGCGCAGATGAGTTAACACAACATATGAAAAAAGAAGAATTAATTTTGTTTCCATTTGTTAAAAAGATGGTAGAAGCCAATAGAAATAATCAGGCAATAAGCAATCCAGGATTTGGTTCGGTAACTAACCCAATTGCTATGATGATGGAGGAACATGAAAATGAAGGTGAACGATTTGAAAAAATTGTGGAATTATCAAACAATTACACTCCCCCTGCTGAAGCATGCAACACTTACAAAGTAACATTTCAAATGTTACAAGAATTTGAAGCGGATTTACATACGCACATTCATTTAGAAAATAATATTTTATTTCCGAGTGCCATTGTTTTACAAAATAAGTTTTATTAG
- a CDS encoding c-type cytochrome — translation MLSKSQARTFFLGGTVVTFLVFIGLTIYSFMPKNDQTYHDKIDAKVIRGKEIWESNNCMGCHTILGEGAYYAPELTKVIERRGEGYVKAVLQSPVPWGPKGRKMVKYEMNDADAEAMVAYFKWIGNIDLNGFDRVVSPLAKDKK, via the coding sequence ATGTTATCAAAATCACAAGCACGAACATTTTTTTTAGGTGGAACAGTAGTTACTTTTTTAGTTTTTATTGGTTTAACTATCTATTCGTTTATGCCTAAAAATGATCAAACTTATCATGATAAGATTGATGCAAAAGTTATTCGGGGTAAAGAAATTTGGGAATCGAATAATTGTATGGGTTGTCATACCATACTTGGTGAAGGTGCGTATTATGCTCCTGAATTAACAAAAGTTATAGAAAGAAGAGGAGAAGGCTATGTAAAAGCCGTTTTACAATCTCCTGTTCCTTGGGGGCCAAAAGGCAGAAAAATGGTTAAATACGAAATGAATGATGCCGATGCAGAAGCAATGGTTGCTTACTTTAAATGGATTGGCAACATTGATTTGAATGGTTTTGATCGAGTGGTTTCTCCTTTAGCTAAAGACAAAAAATAA
- a CDS encoding cbb3-type cytochrome c oxidase subunit I → MKYKSQKVAYWFFGLCMLLFALQIIYGFIMGFSRIGMDGLHDFIPFNTARAVHTNLLVVWLLTGFMGAAYYIIPEEAQRELVNVKLAYVQLISLAVVGVLAIVGYHFNIWEGRKFLEIPRELDILVVINVLLFLGLILTTLYKAERRTTTSLVLTMGLVFAALLYLPGMIWFDSQVTDSFFRWWVVHLWVEGVWELIMGGILSYLLIKLTGVDREVIEKWLYVIVGLTFLSGLLGTGHHYYYIGVNKIWLIVGGIFSALEPLAFLAMALFAVYMYRKGEKSHPNKIALFWTIGASIVSFVGAGLLGFAHTLPQTNLYTHGTLVTAMHGHYAFWGAYAMIVLAIISYALPNLTGRKRYNNTSGHMAFWLSNVGMLGMTVAFGVAGVAQVYLERKMKLDFMDVQNEIAIHFVVLLLCATLFTTGITLFIIEFIKYGKPTDEALVKEE, encoded by the coding sequence ATGAAATATAAATCACAAAAAGTAGCGTATTGGTTCTTTGGATTATGCATGTTATTATTTGCATTACAAATTATCTATGGTTTTATTATGGGCTTTTCCCGAATCGGAATGGATGGTCTTCACGATTTTATTCCGTTCAATACAGCGAGAGCAGTTCATACTAATTTATTAGTAGTTTGGTTGTTAACCGGTTTCATGGGAGCTGCATATTATATTATTCCTGAAGAAGCGCAACGAGAATTAGTCAATGTGAAATTGGCTTATGTACAGTTGATTTCCCTTGCAGTTGTAGGAGTTTTAGCTATCGTTGGGTATCACTTTAATATTTGGGAAGGTAGAAAATTCCTTGAAATTCCAAGAGAATTAGATATTTTGGTTGTTATTAATGTTTTGTTGTTTTTGGGATTAATCCTTACCACTTTATACAAAGCAGAAAGACGAACAACAACTTCTTTAGTTTTGACGATGGGATTGGTTTTTGCCGCTTTATTATACTTACCAGGTATGATTTGGTTCGATAGCCAAGTAACTGATTCATTCTTCCGTTGGTGGGTAGTGCATTTATGGGTTGAAGGAGTTTGGGAACTAATCATGGGAGGTATTTTATCATACTTATTAATTAAACTTACTGGTGTTGATAGAGAAGTTATTGAAAAATGGTTATATGTAATTGTAGGATTAACGTTTCTTTCAGGTTTATTAGGGACAGGTCACCATTACTATTACATAGGAGTGAATAAAATTTGGTTAATTGTAGGTGGAATTTTCTCAGCATTAGAGCCTTTAGCGTTCTTAGCGATGGCATTGTTTGCAGTTTATATGTACCGAAAAGGTGAAAAATCACATCCAAACAAAATTGCTTTGTTTTGGACTATCGGTGCTTCTATTGTATCTTTTGTAGGAGCTGGGCTATTAGGATTTGCACATACATTACCACAAACGAATCTTTACACACACGGAACATTAGTAACAGCAATGCACGGACACTATGCATTCTGGGGTGCGTATGCTATGATTGTTTTAGCAATAATTAGCTATGCGTTGCCTAATTTAACAGGAAGAAAACGCTACAACAATACAAGTGGTCATATGGCTTTTTGGTTGTCAAATGTGGGAATGTTAGGAATGACAGTAGCTTTTGGAGTTGCAGGTGTAGCTCAAGTATATTTAGAACGCAAAATGAAATTAGATTTCATGGATGTTCAAAATGAAATTGCAATTCACTTCGTAGTGTTACTGCTTTGTGCAACACTTTTTACAACAGGAATTACATTATTCATTATTGAGTTTATCAAGTATGGTAAACCCACAGATGAAGCACTTGTAAAAGAAGAATAG
- a CDS encoding CbbQ/NirQ/NorQ/GpvN family protein, with amino-acid sequence MIVAEKTIFYKAVGSEIEVFNQINQLQLPLLLKGPTGSGKSRFIEYMANELNKTLVTVSCHEETSATDLIGRFIIKGAETIWIDGPLSIAVKNGFILYLDEVAEARPDVIVAIHSLTDHRRELFIDKLGETIKAHPDFLLVASFNPGYQKGFKELKPSTRQRFVAISFDYPNPKVEMEILTNETGIEADIAQKLVAIGTKIRNLTELGLTETVSTRLLVDAAKLIHNGLSKRLAVHVAVVEPLTDESETIEALKDLCDLMI; translated from the coding sequence ATGATAGTAGCAGAAAAAACTATATTTTATAAAGCAGTAGGTTCAGAAATTGAAGTTTTCAATCAGATTAACCAATTGCAATTGCCTTTATTATTGAAAGGGCCGACAGGTTCAGGAAAGTCACGTTTTATCGAATATATGGCGAATGAATTAAACAAAACATTAGTCACCGTAAGTTGCCACGAAGAAACTTCAGCAACCGATTTAATTGGACGTTTCATCATTAAAGGAGCAGAAACCATTTGGATTGATGGACCGTTATCGATAGCCGTAAAAAACGGATTCATTTTATATTTAGATGAAGTTGCCGAAGCACGTCCTGATGTCATCGTAGCCATTCACTCTTTAACCGATCATAGAAGAGAACTTTTTATTGATAAATTAGGAGAAACCATCAAAGCACATCCCGATTTTCTATTAGTTGCTTCATTTAATCCAGGATATCAAAAAGGATTTAAAGAACTGAAACCGTCAACCCGTCAACGATTTGTTGCGATTTCGTTCGATTATCCAAATCCGAAAGTTGAGATGGAAATTTTAACTAACGAAACAGGAATTGAAGCCGATATTGCTCAAAAGTTAGTCGCTATCGGGACAAAAATTAGAAATCTTACCGAATTAGGTTTAACCGAAACCGTTTCCACCCGATTATTAGTTGACGCTGCCAAATTGATACATAACGGTTTGTCAAAAAGATTAGCCGTTCACGTAGCAGTGGTAGAACCTTTAACAGACGAGTCTGAAACCATTGAAGCCTTAAAAGATTTATGTGACTTAATGATTTAA
- a CDS encoding nitric oxide reductase activation protein NorD, which translates to MGFELDEIIYKKVLKYFKNKRLNDVEILSRQISLSEIKPRLTIFARAISGTPIEIFPAEREGGYKNQNFFLPINCSLFPTKEENLKFYFFRTVYLSVQKQLNLNWDNQDISTELSLEKAFETAPLVIGKMFEDYPSMQEFYYDAVPKLPVNKKDHTVDYFWLYGKWMKNTPEVEDENVLKNFDDATKKIQNNVVAETTLHAKAVEEIESLTIDKKQQEDYVLMHSFEKIETAEEFNGNWRDFDGADDLEQHQEALEEMNMRFTVRVDDMVHSVYQADFVENTSITESAEVDEKGFHLKYNEWDFKKRNYLTDFCKVYPKTQLKTHANYYKNTMAKYKTTLNGLRKMLTSVNNKMQQQRRQLQGDAFDLDALTDLYTDIHSGKSPDERIYLSQRKKNKDIAILVLLDISLSSDGYAAGNRVIDVEKEVSILFGEILHEFDIDFAIDGFYSKTRNFTTYLTLKDFNESWNKAKHKIGAIEPNGYTRIGPALRHAGARMDQLDAKNKWIIVLSDGKPNDYDKYEGQHGIQDIKQALRELNERKINSYALAIEAQAKYYLPQMFGQNHYQILTSPDALLKSLVKLYEKIKHQ; encoded by the coding sequence ATGGGCTTTGAATTAGATGAGATTATTTATAAAAAAGTACTTAAATACTTTAAAAATAAACGACTAAATGATGTTGAAATCCTTAGCCGTCAAATCAGCTTGTCCGAAATTAAACCCCGATTAACAATTTTTGCGAGAGCCATTTCTGGTACCCCAATCGAAATTTTTCCTGCCGAACGTGAAGGAGGCTATAAAAACCAAAACTTTTTCCTTCCAATTAATTGCTCATTATTTCCAACAAAAGAGGAAAACCTAAAATTCTATTTTTTTAGAACCGTGTATTTGAGTGTTCAAAAACAGTTGAATTTGAATTGGGATAATCAAGACATTTCAACTGAACTTTCTTTAGAAAAAGCCTTTGAAACTGCCCCATTAGTTATTGGAAAAATGTTTGAAGATTATCCATCCATGCAAGAGTTTTATTATGATGCAGTGCCAAAATTGCCAGTTAATAAAAAAGACCATACCGTTGATTATTTTTGGTTGTACGGAAAATGGATGAAAAACACACCCGAAGTGGAAGACGAAAATGTGTTGAAAAACTTTGATGACGCCACAAAAAAAATCCAAAATAACGTTGTAGCCGAAACCACACTTCATGCTAAAGCTGTAGAAGAAATTGAATCGCTTACGATTGACAAAAAACAACAAGAAGATTACGTGTTAATGCACAGTTTTGAGAAAATTGAAACTGCGGAAGAATTCAACGGAAATTGGCGCGATTTTGATGGTGCCGATGATTTAGAACAACATCAAGAAGCGTTAGAAGAAATGAACATGCGATTCACCGTTCGTGTGGATGATATGGTACATTCCGTATATCAAGCTGATTTTGTCGAAAATACTTCTATAACCGAAAGTGCTGAGGTAGATGAAAAAGGCTTTCATTTAAAATACAATGAGTGGGATTTTAAAAAACGAAATTACTTAACCGATTTCTGTAAAGTATATCCGAAAACCCAACTTAAAACACACGCAAATTATTATAAAAACACGATGGCAAAGTATAAAACCACTTTGAATGGTTTACGAAAGATGCTTACTAGCGTGAATAATAAAATGCAACAACAACGAAGACAATTACAAGGTGATGCTTTTGATTTAGACGCGTTAACCGATTTATATACCGATATTCATTCTGGAAAATCGCCAGACGAACGTATTTATTTATCACAAAGAAAGAAAAACAAGGACATTGCAATTTTGGTTTTGCTAGACATTAGTCTTTCAAGCGATGGTTATGCCGCAGGAAATCGGGTGATTGATGTAGAAAAAGAAGTATCTATTTTATTTGGAGAAATTCTACATGAGTTCGACATTGATTTTGCGATTGACGGATTTTATTCCAAAACCAGAAATTTCACGACCTATCTCACTTTGAAAGATTTCAATGAAAGTTGGAACAAAGCTAAACATAAAATCGGAGCGATAGAACCTAATGGCTACACTCGAATTGGTCCTGCTTTACGTCATGCAGGAGCACGAATGGATCAATTGGATGCCAAAAATAAATGGATTATCGTTCTTTCCGATGGAAAACCAAACGATTACGATAAATACGAAGGTCAACACGGTATTCAAGACATCAAACAAGCATTACGAGAACTAAACGAACGAAAAATTAATTCGTACGCCTTAGCCATCGAAGCGCAAGCCAAATATTATTTACCGCAAATGTTCGGTCAAAATCATTATCAAATATTAACATCTCCTGACGCTTTGCTGAAATCATTGGTAAAACTTTATGAGAAAATCAAACATCAATAA
- a CDS encoding DUF438 domain-containing protein, with protein sequence MSTSETHTNVIEGHPIHTYFVETDLIHQLLEELNGINPKEEFQKFYNVFNHLATVEKRFERKENQLFPFLEQKGWTGPSHNMWSFHDTIREMFRIVRKNLEDQDYTSAKHNTNLISQNLYRLLEVEENVLFPNALDMLSENDWIKMRKGEEEIGWMLAEALPKFPKESEYIHPSQDMERRTDVVFDEKAAHYDEGYMTVEQVNLMFKTLPIDLTYVDENDKVIFYNRGEERVFPRSAGIIGREVRFCHPPKSVDTVLQILEAFRKGEKNEASFWINYKERLIYIRYFAVRDEQKKYKGVIEMSQDITEIKQIDGEKRLLEWK encoded by the coding sequence ATGTCAACATCAGAAACACATACAAACGTGATTGAAGGACATCCCATTCATACTTATTTCGTGGAAACCGATTTAATACATCAATTATTGGAAGAATTAAACGGGATTAATCCAAAAGAAGAATTTCAGAAATTCTATAATGTTTTTAATCATTTAGCAACAGTAGAAAAACGTTTTGAAAGAAAAGAAAATCAATTATTTCCGTTTTTAGAACAAAAAGGTTGGACAGGACCATCTCATAATATGTGGTCGTTTCATGATACCATAAGAGAAATGTTTCGCATTGTTAGAAAAAATTTGGAAGACCAAGATTATACTTCAGCCAAACATAATACCAATTTAATATCTCAAAATTTATATCGTTTACTGGAAGTAGAAGAAAATGTTTTGTTTCCGAATGCTTTAGATATGTTATCAGAAAATGATTGGATTAAAATGCGAAAAGGAGAAGAAGAAATTGGTTGGATGTTAGCCGAAGCGCTGCCAAAATTCCCAAAAGAATCGGAATACATTCATCCATCACAAGATATGGAACGAAGAACGGATGTTGTTTTTGACGAAAAAGCAGCGCATTACGATGAAGGATATATGACAGTAGAACAAGTAAACTTAATGTTCAAAACGTTACCTATTGATTTAACTTATGTAGATGAAAACGATAAAGTGATTTTCTACAATCGAGGTGAAGAACGTGTGTTTCCTAGAAGTGCCGGAATTATTGGAAGAGAAGTTCGTTTTTGTCATCCACCGAAAAGTGTAGATACCGTTTTACAAATTTTAGAAGCCTTTAGAAAAGGAGAAAAAAATGAAGCATCCTTCTGGATAAATTATAAAGAACGTCTGATTTACATTCGCTATTTCGCAGTTAGAGATGAACAAAAAAAATACAAAGGCGTAATCGAAATGTCACAAGACATCACCGAAATCAAGCAAATTGATGGCGAAAAACGATTGTTAGAATGGAAATAA
- a CDS encoding cytochrome c oxidase subunit 3 has translation MEINTKSIYYPPGGILIWIIIYLELITFGMAILALAYYGSEERELFHSSSLKLNKTIGTINTILLLTSGFFVAKGIHFFKTANIKKTLFYFICAMIGGLGFLVLKSFEYYEKLEAGLHMDYNSFFRFYWLLTGFHFIHVLVGLVILLVITFSIRKKQTEASFEDIEASTTFWHMCDLIWLLLFPVLYLLF, from the coding sequence ATGGAAATAAACACAAAATCAATATACTATCCACCAGGAGGGATTTTAATATGGATAATCATTTACTTAGAACTCATCACTTTCGGAATGGCAATTTTAGCATTAGCATATTACGGTTCGGAAGAGCGTGAATTGTTTCACAGTAGTAGCTTAAAACTAAATAAAACAATTGGAACTATAAATACGATTCTGTTGTTAACTAGTGGTTTTTTTGTGGCTAAAGGAATTCACTTTTTTAAAACCGCTAACATAAAAAAAACTTTGTTTTATTTTATTTGTGCAATGATTGGAGGTCTTGGTTTTTTAGTTTTAAAATCATTTGAATATTACGAAAAATTAGAAGCCGGATTACACATGGATTACAATTCGTTTTTTAGATTTTATTGGTTGTTAACAGGTTTTCATTTTATACATGTTTTGGTGGGATTGGTAATTTTATTAGTAATTACTTTTTCTATCAGAAAAAAACAAACCGAAGCATCCTTTGAAGATATTGAAGCCAGTACTACTTTTTGGCATATGTGTGATTTAATTTGGTTGCTTTTATTTCCTGTACTTTATTTACTTTTTTAA
- a CDS encoding cytochrome C oxidase subunit IV family protein: MKDAISSTFILLLTLTLITAFFAFNVSAEIMVTTVVTLALIKFWLVAFQFMELKKAHPFWKYLILSFGGLMGIILVILL, encoded by the coding sequence ATGAAAGATGCGATTTCTTCTACGTTTATTTTGTTGTTGACACTGACTTTAATTACTGCTTTTTTTGCATTTAATGTAAGTGCAGAAATTATGGTAACAACGGTTGTGACTTTAGCTTTAATCAAGTTTTGGTTGGTAGCTTTTCAATTTATGGAATTAAAAAAAGCACATCCTTTTTGGAAATATTTGATTTTAAGTTTTGGCGGTTTGATGGGAATCATTTTAGTTATTTTACTTTAA
- a CDS encoding c-type cytochrome: MNKSILLVLSLALAIACGKKESSAEDNYQPGGGEATTEAADPASYDPKRGEGKFDTVELGATLDQAMATKGEEVAGVKCTSCHKMTDEKLVGPGWKGVTERRTPQWIMNFITNPDPMIDKDPEVQAQLEICLVRMPNQGVSDDEARGILEYMRQNDGVK, translated from the coding sequence ATGAACAAATCAATTTTACTTGTTTTATCTCTTGCTTTAGCTATAGCATGTGGTAAAAAAGAATCATCTGCTGAAGACAATTATCAGCCAGGTGGAGGTGAAGCAACAACAGAAGCTGCTGATCCGGCTTCGTATGATCCAAAACGTGGTGAAGGAAAATTCGACACTGTTGAATTAGGCGCAACATTAGACCAAGCGATGGCAACAAAAGGTGAAGAAGTTGCAGGTGTAAAATGTACATCATGTCATAAAATGACGGATGAAAAATTAGTGGGGCCAGGTTGGAAAGGCGTAACTGAAAGAAGAACGCCTCAATGGATTATGAATTTCATTACCAATCCAGATCCTATGATTGACAAAGATCCAGAAGTGCAAGCTCAACTTGAGATTTGTTTGGTTCGTATGCCTAACCAAGGTGTTTCTGATGATGAAGCCAGAGGAATTTTGGAATACATGCGTCAAAACGATGGTGTGAAATAA